A region from the Colwellia sp. PAMC 21821 genome encodes:
- a CDS encoding DoxX family protein has protein sequence MKTVINLLIVIIALLSLAAGIAKVTHSPQEVKFLQSFLFNDFTITLYGVMQILAAVLLSVGGLFSHQSAKLIGATMVALGFLLSSILIFISGSWIFGLVSLLPVALTGLIIKKLPS, from the coding sequence ATGAAAACTGTTATTAATTTACTGATCGTCATTATCGCATTATTAAGTCTAGCTGCTGGCATTGCTAAAGTTACTCACAGTCCTCAAGAAGTAAAATTTCTGCAAAGCTTCCTGTTCAATGATTTCACGATTACACTTTATGGTGTCATGCAAATTTTAGCGGCTGTTTTACTCTCAGTAGGGGGCTTGTTTTCTCATCAAAGCGCAAAGTTGATAGGCGCTACCATGGTTGCTTTGGGCTTTTTACTTTCGAGTATACTCATTTTTATCAGCGGTAGTTGGATTTTTGGTTTGGTGTCTTTATTGCCGGTTGCGTTAACGGGCTTGATCATTAAAAAATTGCCAAGCTAG
- a CDS encoding bifunctional alpha/beta hydrolase/OsmC family protein — protein sequence MRTKVEFISGEHKLSGLLETPESDVKFYALFAHCFTCGKDIAAASRISRALMRKGIAVLRFDFTGLGNSDGDFANSNFSSNIKDLIAAANFLRVEYQAPRLLIGHSLGGAAVLNVAQHVEEAMAVVTIGAPSDAEHVAHNFALQIDDIEKNGKAEVNLAGRVFTIEKQFLDDIKRYDTSHIGQLRKALLVMHSPVDSTVNISEAEKIYQAALHPKSFVSLDGADHLLTKKRDAEYAADVIAAWAGRYISVPSNAKNSTEINAGDNNCAQEKVEVIKGHVIVEEKNHKFTQHVSTNSHYWLADEPQSAGGDNMGPDPYEHLLAGLGACTAMTLRMYATRKKLAIKHIKVELKHSRDYQQDCQDCEEKNQGIEAIIREISFVGELDTAQQTRFLEIADKCPVHKTLDNNVKVVSKLVG from the coding sequence ATGCGCACAAAAGTTGAATTTATCAGCGGTGAACACAAACTGAGTGGATTACTGGAAACGCCAGAATCTGATGTGAAATTTTATGCCTTATTCGCGCATTGTTTTACCTGTGGCAAAGACATTGCAGCGGCATCAAGAATTAGTCGAGCTTTAATGCGTAAAGGTATTGCAGTGTTAAGGTTTGATTTTACCGGTTTAGGCAATAGTGATGGTGACTTTGCGAATAGTAACTTTTCCTCAAATATAAAAGATTTAATTGCTGCAGCGAATTTTCTCCGTGTAGAATATCAAGCGCCTCGCCTACTCATTGGCCATAGCTTAGGTGGTGCGGCGGTACTTAATGTTGCTCAGCATGTTGAAGAGGCTATGGCCGTTGTTACTATTGGGGCGCCGTCAGATGCAGAGCATGTTGCTCATAACTTTGCCCTACAAATTGATGATATTGAAAAAAATGGCAAAGCTGAAGTCAACTTAGCAGGGCGTGTGTTTACGATCGAAAAACAATTTTTAGATGATATTAAACGCTACGATACCAGCCATATTGGTCAATTAAGAAAGGCGCTCTTAGTCATGCACTCTCCGGTTGACAGCACAGTCAATATCAGTGAAGCGGAGAAAATATATCAAGCGGCATTGCACCCCAAAAGCTTTGTCAGTTTAGATGGTGCCGATCACTTATTAACCAAAAAACGTGACGCCGAATATGCTGCAGACGTAATAGCTGCATGGGCAGGGCGATATATTTCAGTCCCAAGCAATGCTAAAAATAGTACTGAAATCAATGCGGGTGATAACAATTGCGCCCAGGAAAAAGTCGAAGTGATTAAAGGGCATGTTATTGTCGAAGAAAAAAATCATAAATTTACCCAACACGTAAGCACGAATAGTCATTATTGGCTTGCAGATGAACCGCAAAGTGCAGGCGGCGATAATATGGGACCTGATCCCTACGAGCATTTACTTGCCGGTTTAGGCGCTTGCACTGCCATGACACTTCGTATGTACGCGACACGTAAAAAACTTGCCATAAAGCATATCAAAGTTGAGCTAAAACATAGCCGAGATTATCAACAAGACTGCCAAGACTGTGAGGAAAAAAACCAAGGCATTGAAGCTATTATACGTGAAATTAGTTTTGTTGGAGAGTTAGACACCGCCCAACAAACGCGATTTTTAGAAATAGCAGACAAATGTCCAGTTCATAAAACCTTGGATAACAATGTAAAAGTTGTAAGTAAATTGGTAGGCTAA
- a CDS encoding Xaa-Pro peptidase family protein: MTIGVGGSTAKIELEKLVNMTGQVQAITEAELNQRIAKAQKIMAKNNIAATYIDAGTNLYYFTGTRWYASERMVGAIIPQQGEIKYITPFFEVNTLSQYMTIKGEIKGWQEHESPYQLVKQTLTQLGITSGRLAIDESAAFFIADGIKKAAPELELVDAKCVTAGCRAEKSDTEIALLQQAKDMTIEVHKAVARILHVGITTQEVTNFIDQAHRKVGAPAGSYFCIVLFGEDSSYPHGVKSPKTLEKNDIVLIDTGCQVEGYNSDITRTYVFGEPNQRQRDMWQIEKLAQKAAFDAAKIGVACGDVDVAARDYLASQDLGPDYQTPGCPHRTGHGVGLDIHEWPYLVRSDRTPLAKGMCFSNEPMLVIPNEFGIRLEDHFYMTDTGAKWFTEPSYSIDDPFGYQQA, translated from the coding sequence ATGACTATAGGTGTGGGCGGCTCTACCGCAAAAATTGAACTTGAGAAGTTAGTCAATATGACTGGTCAAGTCCAAGCAATAACTGAGGCTGAATTAAATCAGCGCATTGCGAAAGCGCAAAAAATTATGGCTAAAAATAATATTGCGGCCACCTATATCGACGCTGGAACCAACCTATATTACTTTACCGGTACGCGATGGTACGCCAGCGAACGTATGGTGGGCGCTATTATTCCTCAACAAGGAGAAATTAAATATATTACACCCTTCTTTGAAGTGAATACGCTTAGTCAATATATGACGATTAAAGGCGAAATAAAAGGTTGGCAAGAACATGAAAGCCCTTATCAGCTCGTTAAGCAAACCTTAACACAATTGGGCATTACTTCTGGCCGATTAGCCATTGATGAGTCTGCCGCTTTTTTTATTGCTGATGGTATTAAAAAAGCCGCTCCCGAGTTAGAACTCGTTGATGCAAAATGTGTAACTGCAGGTTGTCGTGCAGAAAAATCAGACACCGAAATTGCCTTATTGCAACAAGCAAAAGATATGACCATAGAGGTTCATAAAGCTGTAGCACGTATATTACATGTCGGTATTACTACACAAGAAGTTACTAATTTTATCGACCAAGCACATCGTAAAGTGGGTGCACCTGCTGGCTCATATTTTTGTATTGTGCTCTTTGGTGAAGATTCATCTTATCCACACGGTGTTAAATCACCAAAAACCTTAGAAAAAAATGACATTGTATTAATTGACACTGGCTGCCAGGTTGAAGGATATAACTCTGATATTACTCGTACTTACGTTTTTGGCGAGCCAAATCAGCGCCAACGTGACATGTGGCAAATAGAAAAACTAGCACAGAAAGCCGCCTTTGACGCTGCCAAAATTGGCGTAGCTTGCGGTGATGTGGATGTTGCAGCAAGAGATTATTTAGCAAGTCAAGATTTAGGCCCCGATTATCAAACACCTGGCTGCCCGCATAGAACAGGACATGGTGTAGGTTTAGACATTCACGAATGGCCATATCTCGTGCGAAGCGATAGAACACCTCTTGCTAAAGGCATGTGTTTTTCCAATGAACCTATGTTGGTAATACCTAATGAATTTGGTATTCGATTAGAAGACCATTTTTATATGACTGACACAGGCGCTAAGTGGTTTACTGAGCCTTCATATTCGATTGACGACCCGTTTGGCTATCAACAAGCTTAA
- a CDS encoding septation protein A: MHAFLEYIPLVIFFVFYKFADIYWATASLIVASAIQIAYFLIRKQPIPKRNLIFFGLIAVFGGLTIYMHDDTFLKWKVTIIQGIFAIALIVSQKVFNKNIMKEFLGEALTLPENIWNRLNLAWALFFALCGFLNWYIAFNFSLETWVNFKVFGLTALTFVFAIGSIISLYKYMPEEKEEEKQE, from the coding sequence ATGCACGCATTTTTAGAATACATTCCGTTAGTAATTTTTTTCGTTTTTTATAAGTTTGCCGATATTTATTGGGCAACTGCCTCATTAATCGTTGCATCTGCTATACAAATAGCCTATTTCTTAATACGAAAACAGCCAATTCCAAAAAGAAATCTAATTTTCTTTGGTTTAATTGCCGTATTTGGCGGCCTTACTATTTATATGCATGACGATACCTTTTTAAAATGGAAGGTAACTATTATCCAAGGTATTTTTGCTATTGCGCTGATCGTTAGTCAAAAAGTATTTAATAAAAATATTATGAAAGAGTTTTTAGGTGAAGCCTTAACCTTACCCGAAAACATCTGGAATAGATTAAATCTTGCTTGGGCGCTGTTCTTTGCCCTATGTGGTTTCCTCAATTGGTACATTGCCTTTAACTTTAGCTTAGAAACCTGGGTTAACTTTAAAGTATTTGGCTTAACGGCGTTAACTTTTGTGTTTGCTATTGGCTCGATAATATCATTGTATAAATATATGCCGGAAGAAAAAGAAGAAGAAAAGCAAGAATAG
- a CDS encoding YciI family protein, translating into MFYLIYSEDVENSLALRMSVRENHLDRLRVLQDQGKLLVAGPCPAIDSENPGDAGFTGSLIIAEFDSLVAAQQWADQDPYIAAGVYKNVTVKPYKKVLPA; encoded by the coding sequence ATGTTTTATCTTATCTATAGTGAAGATGTTGAAAATAGCTTAGCGCTACGTATGAGTGTACGCGAAAATCATTTAGATCGTTTACGAGTGTTGCAAGATCAAGGCAAGCTACTTGTAGCGGGTCCTTGCCCTGCTATTGATAGTGAAAATCCAGGTGATGCAGGTTTTACGGGTTCACTTATTATTGCAGAATTCGACAGTTTAGTCGCTGCTCAGCAGTGGGCTGACCAAGACCCTTACATAGCCGCGGGCGTTTATAAGAACGTTACCGTTAAACCGTACAAAAAAGTACTTCCAGCATAA
- a CDS encoding lysozyme inhibitor LprI family protein, translating to MNNKNVSKYILASLLLFSNVVLAKNNVEMCETKMDTLSEVSRCLDGTKEKKDRELQTWVNNQIFILEELAAHNGRRTSLDMFKRSQRNFISYRENNCRWQYLVVAPDEGAAVAYKKCYITLTQYRIEELSNLNK from the coding sequence ATGAATAATAAAAATGTGAGTAAATACATATTGGCAAGCTTACTACTATTTTCTAATGTGGTGTTGGCTAAAAATAACGTAGAAATGTGTGAAACAAAAATGGACACTTTATCCGAAGTGTCCCGTTGTTTGGATGGCACTAAAGAAAAGAAAGATCGAGAGTTACAAACTTGGGTAAATAATCAAATTTTTATCTTAGAAGAGTTAGCGGCACACAACGGTCGCCGCACGTCGCTCGACATGTTTAAGCGATCACAGCGCAATTTTATTAGCTATCGGGAAAATAACTGTCGGTGGCAATATTTAGTCGTTGCGCCAGATGAAGGCGCCGCTGTTGCTTATAAAAAATGTTATATAACATTGACACAATATCGCATTGAAGAATTATCCAACCTTAATAAATAG
- a CDS encoding kelch repeat-containing protein: MSAHKHIYLYTLLTLLFINLVGCASKPIGTSDQLTLKTARYGHGVVNDGDKIYVIAGANQSGFLSDIEIIDPSTNEINVLANKVIPRRYFSAVWDGKHSIYILGGVSLKNKKFRYEKRVEVFNTQTNTVSFAKPLPAPTRINSAVLLHDRIYVLGGAYPKNAKLSPTALVAVFDIKNDSWVRAANMPTAKTTRAFVKDNFVYVVGGYDRVSSLDVFERFDPIKNQWLSLPSLPAKISAHSISLIENKLFIFGDYNNLTSTYSYDFDATKWEKLAIDYKASRHNATTTLGESTYVIGGNTGTKGPFLDYIQVFKL, encoded by the coding sequence ATGTCCGCACATAAACACATCTATCTTTACACGCTCCTCACGTTATTATTTATTAATCTTGTTGGCTGTGCTTCAAAACCTATCGGCACCTCTGATCAGTTAACACTAAAAACAGCGCGCTATGGCCATGGGGTTGTTAATGACGGAGATAAAATATACGTCATTGCTGGTGCTAATCAGTCTGGCTTCCTATCAGATATAGAGATTATTGATCCGTCTACGAATGAAATTAATGTCTTGGCTAATAAAGTTATTCCAAGAAGGTATTTTTCTGCGGTTTGGGACGGCAAGCATTCGATATATATACTCGGTGGTGTTAGCCTGAAAAATAAAAAGTTTCGGTATGAAAAACGAGTGGAAGTATTTAATACCCAAACAAATACCGTAAGCTTTGCCAAGCCTTTGCCTGCGCCAACACGAATAAACAGCGCGGTATTATTGCATGATAGAATTTATGTTCTAGGTGGTGCATATCCTAAAAATGCTAAGTTATCACCTACTGCATTAGTAGCTGTGTTTGATATAAAAAATGACAGTTGGGTGAGAGCAGCTAATATGCCTACGGCAAAGACTACTCGCGCGTTTGTTAAAGATAATTTTGTCTATGTTGTTGGCGGCTATGACAGGGTTTCTTCTCTTGATGTATTTGAACGTTTTGACCCGATAAAAAACCAATGGCTATCGCTCCCCTCCCTGCCCGCTAAAATCAGCGCCCACAGCATAAGCCTCATCGAAAATAAATTATTTATTTTTGGCGACTATAACAACTTAACCTCTACTTATAGTTATGATTTTGATGCGACCAAGTGGGAAAAACTAGCTATAGACTATAAAGCTAGTCGCCATAATGCCACAACAACGCTAGGTGAAAGCACCTATGTTATCGGCGGTAATACCGGTACAAAAGGCCCGTTCCTTGATTATATTCAAGTATTTAAGCTGTAA